The following proteins come from a genomic window of Micavibrio aeruginosavorus EPB:
- the glmU gene encoding bifunctional UDP-N-acetylglucosamine diphosphorylase/glucosamine-1-phosphate N-acetyltransferase GlmU, which translates to MTPSSAQPVSKLACVILTAGQGKRMKSAKPKVLHEIAGRPMINWLLRSVEELSPDKIIVVTAPDAPGVADAVAPHATAIQKVPMGTGDAVRAAMPALKDFDGDILVLLGDMPLLSTGMMQGLIEARRHDAHTGIAVLGVEYKNPPAFGRLVMNADGTLNKIVEDKDATPEQRAIKLCNTGAFCIDGTKLSGWLDKLQTNNAQGEYYITDLPEIAAREGVKTRVSILYNADEVAGVNSRADLAVVEAIAQKNLRRAAMDNGATLIDPSSVFFCHDTKIGRDVVIGPNVVFGPGVTVGDNVVIEAFCHIEGARIDAGCTVGPFARLRPGTKLGAKVKIGNFVETKNAHLHDGAKASHLAYIGDADVGAGVNFSCGAITANYDGFEKFKTVIGDHAMVGSNVTLVAPVTIGKGAYIAAGATVTKDVADDALFVERAEPRMLAGWAAKFRAKKQKK; encoded by the coding sequence ATGACCCCATCTTCCGCTCAACCCGTTTCGAAACTTGCCTGTGTGATCCTGACCGCTGGTCAGGGCAAACGGATGAAATCCGCCAAGCCGAAGGTGCTGCACGAAATCGCCGGACGTCCGATGATCAACTGGCTGTTGCGTTCGGTCGAAGAATTGTCGCCGGATAAAATTATCGTGGTCACCGCGCCGGATGCGCCGGGTGTGGCCGATGCCGTTGCACCCCATGCCACCGCCATTCAAAAAGTACCGATGGGAACGGGTGATGCCGTGCGTGCTGCCATGCCCGCGCTCAAGGATTTTGATGGTGATATTCTGGTTCTGCTGGGGGATATGCCATTGCTGTCCACCGGGATGATGCAAGGTTTGATCGAGGCGCGCCGCCATGATGCGCACACGGGCATTGCCGTTTTGGGTGTTGAATATAAAAATCCACCCGCCTTTGGTCGCCTGGTCATGAATGCCGATGGCACGTTGAACAAAATTGTTGAAGACAAAGACGCAACCCCGGAACAACGCGCCATCAAATTGTGCAACACCGGCGCGTTCTGCATTGATGGAACGAAATTATCCGGTTGGCTGGACAAGCTGCAAACCAACAATGCGCAAGGCGAATATTACATTACCGACCTGCCCGAAATTGCCGCGCGCGAAGGGGTTAAAACCCGCGTCAGCATTTTATACAACGCGGATGAAGTCGCGGGCGTAAATTCCCGCGCCGATCTGGCCGTGGTTGAGGCGATTGCCCAGAAAAATTTGCGCCGGGCCGCGATGGATAACGGGGCCACGTTGATTGACCCGTCATCGGTCTTTTTCTGTCACGATACAAAAATTGGCCGTGATGTTGTCATCGGCCCGAATGTGGTTTTCGGCCCCGGCGTGACCGTTGGGGACAATGTCGTCATCGAAGCCTTCTGCCATATCGAAGGGGCCCGTATTGACGCGGGTTGCACCGTGGGCCCGTTTGCGCGTCTGCGTCCCGGCACGAAACTGGGGGCCAAGGTTAAGATCGGCAATTTCGTCGAAACCAAAAACGCCCATTTGCACGATGGGGCCAAGGCCAGCCATCTGGCCTATATCGGTGATGCCGATGTGGGGGCCGGGGTCAATTTCTCCTGCGGCGCGATCACGGCCAATTACGATGGCTTTGAAAAATTCAAAACGGTGATTGGTGATCATGCCATGGTCGGGTCCAACGTTACGTTGGTCGCCCCCGTCACGATTGGCAAAGGGGCCTATATTGCCGCCGGGGCGACGGTTACCAAGGATGTCGCCGATGATGCCCTGTTCGTCGAACGCGCCGAACCCCGCATGCTGGCGGGCTGGGCGGCAAAGTTCCGGGCGAAGAAGCAGAAGAAATAA